The genomic interval GGATACTTTATGGATACCTAGCAATTTCGTCCGATATGGATGAATTAGACTCTGATTCAAGGAAAAGGGCTTCCCTTAAGAGCAAGAGGGAATTTGACCCATCTGATTAGCCTCTTTCACAAAAGCGCGCCTCCttgttagtttattttaattcGAGCGATGCTTTTGTACCTTCTCTTAAATGCAAACCTGCTGGTTTGCAATATATGCTGCTGTGCACCAGAAATATTACCTTTGAATATAGTACCTGCACTTAGGATGGTTGTCGTTGTTATTGCTGGAAGCTACATATCTCAGCAAGTGTTTTCTGACAAGCATCCATTGCTTACTGATTGAATGGGTGCCCTAAAGAGTCTATTTTTTCTTCCAGTTTGATATTTACTAAATATTTGTTGTGTGATCAATTGCCTCTAATTTGAAATGTGAGTTTAGTATTGCCTACATCAAGACATTGTCTTAATAATATCATAGGTTGTTGTCATTATTAATTACACTGTTTGGTCTTGATTGATGTCAGTTCATTATTTCAGAGTAAAGGtgtgaggggggggggggggtctcCTAGACAGCTCTTTGTACCTTTGTATTGAATATTGATCTTTATATTCTGTACCCTCTTGCAATCTGTTGCATGCACTTATATGATGGTAAGCCTCTTAAAACACCATCTGTGTTGTGCTGCATATCTCTATGTTCATTTTAGTTTGTGTTTGCAATTTGGGTAGCTGTGGGACCGGATTAGATTCAGAGTGCATAACTGAGGTTTATCTAAGCTATGCTGTGACATTTCATCCTTCTAGTACTACGCgttataatttatgaataggaTTAGCTGAAGTGATGTGGTGGTTTGAATTGTAGAACCTACAGTTGTGTATATTTGCTATTTGGGCCATATGTCATCATTGTGGTAAAATCTGGGGTTTTTTGTTATTTAAGCTCTGTGCATGTGGTTATGTGAGAGAATGAATAGAACTGTGGTTTTGAGTTACATTGGCCTCTAACCCTTGGGCTGTGTGAAATTTATCCTTGTTCTGCCACTgaattatttttggatgtaGATTTGGATTTTCCTCTTTTCAGATACAGATAGTGAGGTAATCCATCACCAAGCTCCTGGCCATTGTTCCAGGAATAAAATGGTATGGATAATATGGTACAGTATCTCTTTCTATTCGCAAGATGTATTGAGTGTCTGCTAGACTTGTTGCTCTTTCATGGATACATATTTCATATCCTGTAGTGTGGAGTGCATATCCTAGTTCATCCATCTCCATCATGGTGCCAAATCTGCTTTTTAGCATTTCTTGTTTGTGGGAGCATTGCTGCAGTGCTTCTGCCTGAAGCAATGCATGCCTCTTTTGCTCCGTGTCATCGCGCCTGTATATGTCGGCGTCGCTGCCGGTCAGAAAGGAGGTGTAGTGCTGCTGGCCGGTGGTGGACTTGGCAGATCTTGTTTCTGGTTCCACTGTGTAAGATGCTGTGTTTGTTGGTTGCTGCTCCAGCGCTGTTCTGTTCTGTTGCTGCTACTGAAGAGATCGCAGCATGGCTGCACAATTTGTGCTTGCACCAATGCCTGCCCTTCCTTGTTCACATCTTGATGTCAAACTGGCTGTCTCATAGTGGCACGCTAGTCAGTGAGTAAACTGAACTGGTCCCAAAACATGAAGTTTTCTGTAGAGACAGCGAAAAGTCATCTGTTCAGATCAAGTTAGTACACGGTGAAGCAGCCCCATCTTTTGTTTCCTTATGCATATgcagctaaaatttaaaattttaaccttaaatttagagtagattttaagttttttattgtagtttatttttcagccttgatttttagatcgttaagaaaacacacacatatatataattttattcataaattatttttatttgtaaatatatactttttccATCACGGGTCATCGTTGGAAAAGGCAGAACTATGCAGGTCTTTGTTCTTTCTTCACGGTTGCAATGTCAGTGTCTCTCCTCACAGGCTTAATTGCTTTTGCAGTTTGTCACCAAgagttcctttttcttcttctttagtTGTTTTTGTCATCAAGTTACACGAGTCCATGAGCTTTGTGATGAAAGGAGAGAAATGTTGATGTCACTCAGATGTGATCCGTCCAACTAACACGAACAGAGGTTCATGCTGGTGTCTGTGAGAGAGTGACTGCCTGCATTGTCCTGCACTGTTGCCAATAGGTTTTCTGTTTTGCACGGCACCTGCTTTTATTATTGCCAACTGTGGCTGGATCCGAAGACCTCACTAGTCTCTAGGGATGAGACCTCGTTTACAGGGTAGTTTACAACTTGTGTTAATTCTGATAAGGACACAGAAGATGTGAACCGAATGCTGAATTTTCTGAAGATATATACACTGACAAACTGTGATGGAAAGCCAATAAGATTGCATATACACATCCCAATGTTTAGTAGCAATCATAGTGGTTAGTACAGCTAGCTTACAGTATCAACCACACAACAACAAAATTGGCCTTAATTTGGAAGTTTGAGACAACCAACAAGATAGAGCAAGAAAGATGAGATGAGCCAAACAGTGAGAAGATGAGTCATAAAGATGACCAAAAAAGCAAGCACACAGCAGCACATTTGGGGAAGCTGATATTATGCTGTCTTCACCAACACGCTCACGCCTTGGAAAGTGAAAAGCTTCTGCATACGAACTGAAATTTGCCACGAAATTTTCAGGCATAtttacagctagctagctagacgaCCTGACATTTTTACAGCTGAAAGCATCTGCTTTTGCAATTTTGCATGCAATGAGATCGTGAGATTTTTTCAGTCGATCGTTGTGAAGAATTTTCGTAGCAAAAAATTGTTCGTATGCAGCAATGCAAAGAGAGAAtcggttgaaaaaaaatgaagaggaGAAATCAAGAAAGGGAAGGGTTCAGTGTGACTGGTGcaggtggcgcggcggctcgtcgtcgtcgaggttggcggcggcggtgaggcggaggaggaggtcggtgAAGGCGCTGACGACGTACTTGTGGGCGCGCCTGTCGTTGAGCGCGAGGTAGCAGAGCAGCAGCTCGTGGAGCCGCGCCctgtcgcggcggcggcgcgcgtccagccgcagcgccgccaccatctCCTCCATCGACGTGAGGAAGTCGGCGTGCGGGTCCGGCGAGTACGTCGGCACCGCCACCCCGGCAGCTCCCACCACGCCCACGGCCGGGCCGCCGTGCGCCGACGAGTCGACGATAGAGTTGGACCTGCCGggcgaggagaggaagaaccggCGGGACGCGATTGCCGACGACAACCCGGAGTCGGACAGCGCGGAGGGGTTcttggcgacggcgccgccgccgccgccgtcgacgtcgtcttCTTCAAccgcgtggcggcggtgtcggtgtacctcgccgcctccgctcaGGTCCTTGCACCGgacggaggacgacgacgagcacggcgaggtctccgcggtggaggcggcgccgcccgccgagGTAGACGACGTCGACGCCTCGTCCGACTGCGCCatgggcgccggcgccgcccccgccggcgccggccgccgcagccgggAGAAACAGCCCAGCATCGCGCCTAGCTACCTACCTAACTAGCTTCTTGGCTAGCTCTACTCACtaggcagctgcagctgcaactAGCTACTAGGTAGCTCAAggacggagacgacgacgacgacgccgctgTGAGCTGTGCACTGTGAGGAGTTTATAGGAGGAGGTGTTTGCAACTTCGCATTTGCAGGTGTAGGTGAGAAGGGGGCTCAAGTTGCTGGACAAAATTGAGTTCAGTACTCCAAGCTGACTAAGAATGCATGATTTGTTTGGACAATAAgggttaatatatttttactccCAAGTCCTACCTATACTTAACAATCTTATCAACACGTGGATCAGTAGTAAATCAGCAGcagaaaatatcatatataccATGCTTTCTGTCTGAGACTAATTACATTAAGCAAAATGCACTCCCTAGTTTAACCCAAAATTATAATCACCCTTGTATTCATCCAAATCCATgccaaataaaaattcaaaatttaagttactGTTACATTCATTTCATATCGTAAGAGTTTTAGCAATATCTAATTTCATCGAGTaatcaatattatatatatatatatatatattttagtatcttTATAAATTTGGACAATactaaaacattttatactCTGAAACGGACGCATGATTAGTACTGTATTACTCTACTCCAATCAGTTTAACCAAAATCTTAAACcgataaatgaaaaatgaacaaTTCATTTGTACTCCAACGAATCGAAGACTTCAATCTGAAATCTTAGATTATGATCACTACCACCCTTTGTATTCATCCAAATCCAAATGATGCACAGAATTAAACCGGATGCATGTACAGTTTTGTACTTCGTCAGCTACGCATATGCACAGAAACTAACCTGcaaaataatactccctctatatttgTGTTATacgacgccgttgacttttaggtccatgtttgatcatttgtcttatttaaaaattatataattattaattattttgttataatatgatttattattatagaaactttaattatgcattataattttgcatatttggatataaattttgaataagacgaatggtcaaatatgattataaaagttaacggtgtcatacataaaaatatgaaaaatatgaaaatagtaTTGAGAGTTGTAAAATATAGTACTGTTCAACCACCGCATTTGCTTCGCAGTACATctgcctagctagctgctgaTGACTGGTCCTATCTGCAGTAAGAATTCCTCGGACTCTTTCTCACCGTAAGTGAGTATGTACACCGCAGTGGTGATCCAGATCATAAAATTAAGGGGGACTAATTGACTTCTTTCTCCGTGAGCCCCCTactctttgtatttttttaatttttctttcatttctcctcttattttttatgggGATCCAACGGACGCAGGCCAGCGCGGATGGGGGCTTGAGCCCCCCAGCAGGCCAGCACCAACGCAGGATCCACCCCTGCTACGCAAGTCCAGCTAGCTCGCACGTACGTACACCTGCCACACGCTAGCTTGTAAGTTGTACATGAcccatatatatgttgtaaaatataaaacgtccttatttttttgcaaagttagtattgaaatatttttaactaaaaatgtTTTCATAGCATATTGATTTCGTAATCAACTAGTAGTTGATGGTATATTACAGTGGAAACTAACCATCAAGGTATAATGTTgaagactataaaaaaatattaatgtcTAGGTATTACATCCGATCCATATTaattataagatatatttttatactaatgaatctgcgtgcttatataaaacatatttattttatttataaataaattttagagttaaaaatgtcttataaaataaaataaaagggtATGACCTACTGAAACGAAGGAAGTATGATACGGAGGAGAGAGTCCATGCATACAGCATACGGTTGTTTTACCGCGAGGGCACTGAGCCCAACAAAATCCAAACGTGACAAGTAATACGTAACCCATGTCATGTCCATGCGTGTGCCGTACTGTGCGTGCAgtgcatgtgcatgtgcaTGACCATGCATGACGAGAGAGCTAGGAAGAGTACGTACGTGTATACGTATGTACATGACCTGGTCGGTACGTATATGGGTGTGGCTAGCTGTACGTACGTTTGCGTGCATGGGTTCACATGGCCTTGCTGCATGCTGATTCACATCGATGCAATGACCGAACGACACATGAAGTCTGACAGGTGagcatgtatacatacagggACCGATCTAGTCTACAAATCAAGCGGGATACTTATTAAGATTTTATCTCAAAACATTTTTACCTAATTATATATTGGTAATGCACTAAGTGCATACTCCATGCGCATGTAACAccttcattttaaaatttaaatatatagtgtATTTTATTTCGTTAGAATAATAGATTAATGACATATTACTCTATCAATAGATTATTTATGTGGCATAAAAATAACTTTcgaatataaatatgataatatcaattttgcgtattataaaaattatattctaataaaatattttttgataaatcattgttataaaaaatacaccgtatATTTTGAATTGATGATAGTATACTGGTAGCAGGTAGCCGAATATAAATGTCAACCAAAATGCATGTGTCCAGCTGACTTGATGAATTGATTAGTACAGTGTACCGTATATCTGGCTGATGTATCGATCTCCTGGCCCCTACCGACAGAATTAATACGCTACCCAGCTGCCACCGGCGacatttctttcatttttttacgtCAATCTTAAGCTACCGGTACATTACAATTATTTGgccccatttttttcttatattatatttataagctgtaatttaaatttaaaactttaatgtagagttgattttaagattttctttattatattttattttttagtatttgtttTCAGATCAGAAAGAAcgtgtatgtatataaattctttttcatattatataattaagtgGTTTTGTTCGTGCTTCTAAACCACCCAACGATGAggttttatacttttatgcgATGTTTTCTCGGAACTGAGATCAGATTAAGGAGGATTCGCGGtatgttcttttttcattATCAATTCTAGACAATTCCGGGCACACTTTCAAGCTCTTAAATAATAAGTTATGTGCTAAAAATTCCATATAAAAGCTTctgatttgatattttaaaacaaactattaaaattgtagtagttaacttagatttttattatacCCTCACACAACTATCACAAAATCAGACAATCATCTAAGAATCTCATAAGAGAAGAACGTGACCTTATAGCTATAGTAGGAGTATAGCTAACAAATTGGTCGAAAAAATGTAATATACGGTAGCTAGATCAcgaacatatatttatatgtctgGTCCGAAGGAGAGGAGATTTCTTTAAATGTCACAATTAATCGGGGAAGTTATACGTAGCTGTACATacgtatacgtacgtacgtacgagcTACCGATCGAACTGTCTCCGTCGACACTATACGTGAGGTTCAACCTTTCGCTCACCCATCTCAATCTGCACCGTCAGCCTCTCACCGGCCGGttgatccatcgatcgatctcccaTTAATTAACGATCCTGATATAAGTATGATGCAACCATGATCATTTAGGTACACAACTACTTACGCAGGCATAGGTGATAATGATATTgttatgtatgacatgtacgtataaaatatgaataattttactgtattttaGTAGGCCTCAAGAGATACCTTTGGTATCTCCTATTAACTAAGGTATCAAGAGTTACCAaaattcatatagaaaataataataacttcTGATACCTTCTCAATGATCGTAAAATTATGAGTCTCAATGAtcgtaaaattactcataaaatatatatactctctccgtcgtTGGTTTGTTTTGGAGGGAGTATAGAGAAGAGAAAATACTAATGCCCCTTAGAGCAACCTCATTATCACCTAAACTTTTGTactgtttataagccaataaACTCCCTTGTTTCTGTTCCCTTGCCTTAGTATGGATTTTATGGTAAATAGGCTATTTAAAAATCCATATTTGTTTAGATAATTAAATTCATTTCAGCTTTTATATAGTTGATTATTATAGAGGTTACTGAGCTAATTTCAAAAGAAGCTACTGcatgttaattttatagtatatgattagcagCATGGCTGCATGGGCTGGGCAACTCATGCAGCCATATCAGGACCGGCAAATTAAGCAGTGCAGGTTGCAGGCAACTGAAGCATGGCGCAATAAAGTGCCAACTGATGGATCTGTGCATCAGCTCAGATCCAtcagcgacggcgggcggggagCAGGCGCCGGCCGTGCCGCCGGAGCAGACAGGATCCGCGTCTCGTGCCGATTGTCCTTCGCGCCGccataaaaattttcttggcGCCGTGTCTGGCGAGCACTGGAGGGCACGCCGCGGCGAAGACGGCGACAGACAGACATTGGGACATGCGGCACGCCGACGAACTGGCCCACAGCCTGCAAACACAGAGACGAACAGGGCCAATCGAATCGCTCACGCTCACAGCTACCACGTGACGACGCGGGTAGCTGTGACCGTGTGATTAACCTGGCCGGCGACGAACTCGGGTGACGACGCGGCCGCCCGCCGGGGACGTGGGTATCAGAGACGGTGACGGCCGGCCCGGCGGTGGCGTCCGCGGCCCTGGTCAtggccgccgacgacgcccaTCTTCTCGTTGCGCGCAGCCGCCGGCTCCATGGCCGAGGAGGGCGCGCGCCACCTTTGGGAATCTGTCCCAGCACGAGGGTCTCCGCCCGAATGCATCTTGGCCGCGTCCCCGCGGCGCGATGGGCTTGACGGCTAGGCTTCCGCTCACCGGGAAGACGTCGCAGTAGaccggaggggaggaggacgacgtcgTCATCTCCGCATGGCGCGTGCGAGCGCCGAGCTGTGCCCGTGCCTCCTGTTTGCTTCCTCTCTGTGTGGGCCATATTGGTTGGGCCGGAACCGGATCCCGGAAGACGTGAGGACCATTTCTTATTGGGCCGGAAGGCATCGCGGCGTACATGTGGCCCATAAGCGGATCACGTAATGGGCTTTACTGGGTCTCGTGCGAGCCTGGGGTTGTCACCAGCGAAGCAGAAgttaccgccgccgccgccgccgatcaccgatggcgatcgccgccgcgcgctggCGTCTGTGGCGCGGGCTGACGACCGCGGCCGTAGGGGTGGAAGAGGACACCGGCGCTTTGCTCGCCCGCCTTGTCGCCGAGCCGGAGCACCGGGTGAAGGCGACGATGGAGGAGGCCAGCAGCGCCTCGGCGCCGGGCGCCTTCTGGgagcccctcgccgccgccctcctccgcgcgTCGTCCCCGGTGAAGGCGCACCTCGTGAGTGAGAGACACCCTTCTTCTCCCCGCTCTAGCGTCAGTTGAGTTGCTGTTTCGTTTAGTTAGTATCAGTGTTATGAGGGTGCAGAGAAATTCCCCCCTCTCTTCATAAGTCGGAATCAGATCTGGCTCTGCAACGCATTTGACGTAGCATGTTTTAGCTTCTAAAAGTGAAGTAGCGCTATTGCACCGCGAGTTTCCGGTGCATGATTAAATCATGAAGCTAATAAGCTCTTGATAGTCTGATGCGATTTCCGAGTTAGTGAGTACAGTGGTGTGGTGCTGACACTATTGCAGTTCTTCATGATGATCTTTTGtcaaatcaaatttgtttttgtatTCTAGTGAGGCATCATTGTTATCGCTAGCTAAAAGTAGATTCAACATTGAACCAGGTCTTAGAATGGAAGCTAGAAAAGCTAGTCAAGGAAGCGATCCATGATTGTGAGCCCTACACAGTAATAATCCGTTACTGTCGAGAGACGAAGAATGCAGCGTTTGCGATGAAAGTATTTGAATGCGTGGAGGAACTGGGAATTCAGCTGAACACTGGCATTTTCAATGCCCTTATCGATGCTTTCTTGTCGGTAGGAGATCTCCTTGCTGCAACTACCTTATATGAGACTATGGAAGATATGGAGGATTGCAAGCCCAACTCCGCTACATATGATGCATTCATCTCTGCATTTTCACGGCTTGGTAGTAGCCATGCAATGATGAGCTGGTACCTGGCATCAAAGGATGCAGGATTTACTCCTAGTATCGAGGCCTTTGAATCTTTGATCACAGGTTTTGTCAAGTTGAACAGGCTAGATGATGCTGAACTGGTATTTGAAGAAATGATTTGCTTTGAAATTAAGCCAAATATTGCTATATTGGAGACCAAGCTTGTGCTGCTTTCAAGAAGGAAAGACCCTAATAGGGTAAAAGTATTTTTGGAACTTTTAAGCGATGGAAATCAAGAGTTGAGTGAAGCTACAGTGGAGAGGTTAACAAGATTATGTCTGTACGAAGACAAAACTGATGAACTGGAGCAGTTGCTTTCCCTAGTACAAGGCATGCACTTGGGTTCTTTAACTAAGCTGCACTGTGGAATTGTCAGGTTCTATGCTAATGCTGATCGCTTGTCAGATATGGAGCATGCAATTTTCCGGATGTTGGATAATGGCATAATTTTTGCCTGCTCAGAGGATGTTGAGGCTGTTATCTGTTCTTATTTTCGTCACAAGGACTTTGATAGGTTGGATCTGTTCTTAAACCAAATCCAAAGTTTGTACAAACTCACCCGGTCTACTTATGATGTATTGATTTCTGGATATCAGAGGTTCAATTTACACGGAAGGCTTGACTCAGCCATAAAGGATATGAGGGACGCTGGGTTTGTGTGATATCCTGAAAAACATTAATTGTTTGGTGAACTCCTACATCTGATATTTCCAGAACCCATAAGGGCATCAGGCATGAACTTGTGCCCTCCGGGTTAGAGTTTATTCAACATTCAGATTCTTTTCCTAGTTCTATCTAGGGAATAGGAGAGATCTCAGACTCAGATATATTACCATGACAAGTCATTGATGGTGTGCGCGCACATATGGAACAAAATGCTTGATTTTTTATGCATCTATTCAGTCAAGATGCTAGCGAATTTTAGAAGAATTTGGGATTTCTTTAGATGCTATCTTGAGACCCTGTGTGCACATATGGGATGAAAATGCAGTTACCTGGGCATCGTACTTTATTTTGCACGCATCTATTCAGCCAATGGTAGTGAGCTTTAGAAGCAATTGATATTTCGTTAGATGCTATCTTGGAGACCCTGAATTTGCTGGTATTACATTAGCGAGAGATGGGTTGAGCTGAAGAATTGCAATATTTGAGCCTTTAAGGTATCGGACATGTCATTTAGGTATGTCTGCTTTGAGGTGACGATGTTCCACTGTTTCTGGCCTGATGTTCTTACATCATATTCTTTTGTATTTGAGATACTGATATTATGTTTGAGACCTGATTATGTTCTTGGCAACTAGTACATTATATGACATAAGAAATATGATTACTACTATATCCAAGTCTTGTCATCCATCCGCcctagtttataaatatgctccATAATGTTGAACCTTTGTTTAGTTGTGATCATATCAAATGTAAGGATACATGATAACATTCCTTCCATAAGCTAACTTATGTGGCAATCGGTTTCTAGGACCCAATCTGTGGGAATATCACTATCTCCATCGATCAAGCTGATActctcaaattttaatttactacTCTCGTCTGAATTATGTTTTCTTCCTTAAATATGAAGCAAATTTCTAAGAGAAGGCAACCCATGTGAGGCTGCCTGCTGTACTGATACATTGGTACTAATAATCACTATCAAATGATTTCATTCAACTAGAGTAGGCTCATCGTCATAAAGCTATGTTTGGTACTAAACAAAGATTCATGCATACATGATGCATACTCCCAACGAAACAACTTGTGTGGTCCATCTAATCTTGATAGGGTTCATCTTCTCTTGCCCATGATACCGTGGACTCTTTAACGAACTGGGTTCCCTTTTGTTAGGCACGATTCTTTGTTAGGCACGATTCTTTAATCTTGATAGGGTTCATCTTCTCTTGTTAGGGTTCATCTTCTAATTTGCTTTGAATCAGTTGTTTTGGTGTTCTATACATAATAAACTGTGTTCCCTTTTGTTTGCAACTTGATTTAAAATTTGCTAAGAAATGTACAAATATTCTCGAACTATCATAATTTAACACTTCCGATTCCAGCTGAGAGTGATAGGAGGATGAACTAAGCTATCACTGACTTCAGTTCAGCTATTTACAGAAGAAAAATGGCAAGTAGAAATAAAATAGCACGCAATGAAACAAAGGGTATGCAGGTAGAGGTTTAGTACAAACCATGGATTGTCAGCTGGCACACCGCACACCTTTATGTTATGGTACATAAAGCCAATTGTAGTGATGCATTTTTCAGTTATAGATGGTTCTAAGATTATATTAGCATTACTTATATGGACCTTTTCTTCGTACAGTTGTAATACATACTCTCCTTTCTGGTGCCAGAATTATGTAGGATTTTTATGGAATTGAATTAGTCGATTCCTTCAATTTCTGCAGaaatcgagaaaaaaaaaatcagtatttCTGTGGAGgtattagcaaaaaaaaaagatttgcgCCTATTAATTATTGCAGATAAGAGCTACCAGACACTTCGGTGTAGACCGTGGGCCACTGAAATACGACAGAGTTGATGAATCCATGTGAAATGCTGCACCAACCAAGTGGACCTCTTGCTCTAGTGGCTACTGACCTTCAGAAAAAAACAGTGATAAAATAACCTGACAAATCTGGGGAAAATTTACATGGTCCACATCCAAATTGAATGAAGAAGCAAGTCAGGATAAGGATTTGTCACATATTCTCCTGTAATAACTACATAATTACATTTgatttcaggaaaaaaaatcaaagagaaGCTACAACTTACAAAACTTACAGTAGCTTCTTCCCCTTCTTCAAAAAAGATGTTTGAAGATAGCATATGAAACAGCTCTTCCTTGGAACTATCATGGAAGAGAAACATCAAGAACCCATCTTTACCCAAAAACAAAGATGGCAAGACATTACTAGATAGATTAGATGAACAATTAGCGCAGACAAAGGCTACCACTCTTCTGATTCTCTACTGTACAACCACGAGCCTGCTACTAATCTTTCCTCCATTGCAGCACCTCCAGGCCTCGTCTCCGCCTTCGTTGTCGCCTTCACTGCCGTCACGCCCCTTGGGCACGGTGACGACGAGCTGCCCGTTGACGTAGCCGGCCACGGCCATCGCCGGACAGCTCCCCTCCGGCAGCCGGGACCTCCACTTGTCGAGCTCCatatcgtcgtcgtcctctaCGCCTCCGGCACCGGCCTGCACAACCACCCTGACGACCCCGGGGTGGATCCTGACGGTGCGCACgcgcacctcgccggcggcgcccatgccggcggcggcggcgacgaagtgGAACGCGTCGGGGCCCTCGAGCACCCTGACGTCGGTGTCCGCGGGCAGCGGCAGCTCCAGCACCTTGCTGTACACGTGCGGCAGCCGCCGGAGATCCTTcttgccgccggcggtggtggctgGCGATGGGTGGATCCTCATGTGAGTATGGTTTTTTTCCCTCTGTTTCTTTCTTCCTCCAATTCTCTGCTACTTTTCTCactctccttttcctctctcgctgctgGTTTGGCTGGACAGCCGAACGGTGGAGGGGGGCTGGATTTATAGGTGAAGGCCACACGCAGGTGTCACAGGGttgttgtttctttctttcttttccttgacGTGTGGTGTGGTGCAGTGCAGGGCAGGGCAGATAGATAAGCCCAAGGGAGGGATCACGATTCAGGCGCCGtttatattctaaaaaaatttaggagaaTGTTCAATCGCCGTGTACggtcatatacatatatttgagATCACTGCTTCGTACGGTGTTATCTCATctcctttttctgttttcgtacagtaaaattttctaaatggatttaaatttataa from Oryza brachyantha chromosome 3, ObraRS2, whole genome shotgun sequence carries:
- the LOC121053895 gene encoding transcription repressor OFP15-like: MLGCFSRLRRPAPAGAAPAPMAQSDEASTSSTSAGGAASTAETSPCSSSSSVRCKDLSGGGEVHRHRRHAVEEDDVDGGGGGAVAKNPSALSDSGLSSAIASRRFFLSSPGRSNSIVDSSAHGGPAVGVVGAAGVAVPTYSPDPHADFLTSMEEMVAALRLDARRRRDRARLHELLLCYLALNDRRAHKYVVSAFTDLLLRLTAAANLDDDEPPRHLHQSH
- the LOC102713527 gene encoding pentatricopeptide repeat-containing protein At2g30780-like, which translates into the protein MAIAAARWRLWRGLTTAAVGVEEDTGALLARLVAEPEHRVKATMEEASSASAPGAFWEPLAAALLRASSPVKAHLVLEWKLEKLVKEAIHDCEPYTVIIRYCRETKNAAFAMKVFECVEELGIQLNTGIFNALIDAFLSVGDLLAATTLYETMEDMEDCKPNSATYDAFISAFSRLGSSHAMMSWYLASKDAGFTPSIEAFESLITGFVKLNRLDDAELVFEEMICFEIKPNIAILETKLVLLSRRKDPNRVKVFLELLSDGNQELSEATVERLTRLCLYEDKTDELEQLLSLVQGMHLGSLTKLHCGIVRFYANADRLSDMEHAIFRMLDNGIIFACSEDVEAVICSYFRHKDFDRLDLFLNQIQSLYKLTRSTYDVLISGYQRFNLHGRLDSAIKDMRDAGFV
- the LOC102713804 gene encoding uncharacterized protein LOC102713804, with product MRIHPSPATTAGGKKDLRRLPHVYSKVLELPLPADTDVRVLEGPDAFHFVAAAAGMGAAGEVRVRTVRIHPGVVRVVVQAGAGGVEDDDDMELDKWRSRLPEGSCPAMAVAGYVNGQLVVTVPKGRDGSEGDNEGGDEAWRCCNGGKISSRLVVVQ